CAAGCGACTGTGTTGCGACCGCGCCTACGCCAGCTTCAGCCCAAGCTACTATCGAACCTACAGAAAACCAGTGTGATTGTACAGCAACTCCCAACTCACCAGTAACCGAATCTCGTGCAACAATGGAATATGTATGGACGAGTTGATTTTGTGTGTAAGTATTTAGAATATAACTGATTTCAAATTGCAGATGTTAACATTATTTCTTATCTTGTGATGTGAGTTTATGGAGGTCAAGTCCTGTGCAACCGTAAGTAG
Above is a window of Bacteroidota bacterium DNA encoding:
- a CDS encoding DUF1028 domain-containing protein, yielding MQFEISYILNTYTQNQLVHTYSIVARDSVTGELGVAVQSHWFSVGSIVAWAEAGVGAVATQSL